One window of Triticum dicoccoides isolate Atlit2015 ecotype Zavitan chromosome 5A, WEW_v2.0, whole genome shotgun sequence genomic DNA carries:
- the LOC119298669 gene encoding putative cyclin-F1-1: protein MLLQPMNNLRQADVPAVHPVSWVMGARRENPGLKCADPYEPDVDADLRAKEREPREHPDADYMSKMQQGHLSPSMRAELVLWMDAFARHLGGLPEGTLCRAVAYLDRFLSVRPVPAHDEALQLVAAAAVSLAAKHEQFASGRRLDAEVVEAFLGTTVHVVEEMEWELFMDLGCAMDGPTAYTFVEHFTRFFQREDELLVRSLALRLLNLTLGFFGFVGRILPSAMAASALFLATQMLGVPLSQNLLEEVTGYKAVDLMGCICALEKLLPKQNL, encoded by the coding sequence ATGCTGCTCCAGCCGATGAACAACCTGCGACAAGCCGACGTCCCGGCCGTTCATCCCGTCTCTTGGGTCATGGGCGCCCGGCGAGAAAACCCGGGGCTCAAGTGCGCGGATCCCTACGAGCCCGACGTCGACGCGGACCTCCGGGCCAAGGAGAGGGAGCCCAGGGAGCACCCTGACGCCGACTACATGTCCAAGATGCAGCAGGGCCACCTGAGCCCGTCCATGCGCGCCGAGCTCGTGCTCTGGATGGACGccttcgcccgccacctcggcggcCTCCCGGAGGGCACGCTCTGCCGCGCCGTCGCCTACCTCGACCGCTTCCTGTCCGTGCGCCCCGTTCCGGCCCACGACGAGGCCCTCCAACTCGTGGCCGCCGCTGCCGTCTCCCTAGCCGCCAAGCACGAGCAGTTCGCCAGCGGTCGGAGGCTCGACGCCGAAGTCGTCGAGGCGTTCCTCGGGACCACCGTGCACGTGGTGGAGGAGATGGAGTGGGAGCTCTTCATGGATCTCGGCTGCGCCATGGACGGCCCGACCGCGTACACCTTCGTCGAGCACTTCACGAGGTTCTTCCAGCGGGAAGACGAGCTCTTGGTGAGGTCCCTCGCGCTTCGGTTGCTCAACCTGACGTTGGGGTTTTTCGGGTTCGTTGGACGGATcctgccgtccgccatggctgcaTCGGCGCTGTTCCTCGCCACGCAGATGCTCGGCGTGCCGTTGAGCCAGAATCTGCTGGAGGAGGTGACGGGGTACAAGGCGGTGGATTTGATGGGTTGCATATGCGCCTTAGAGAAGCTGCTTCCTAAGCAAAATCTCTAA
- the LOC119298670 gene encoding putative cyclin-F1-1 has protein sequence MLLQPMNDPRQADVPAVHPVSWVMGARRENPGLKCADPYEPDVDADLRAKEREPREHPDADYMSKMQQGHLSPSMRAELVLWMDAFARHLGGLPEGTLCRAVAYLDRVLSVRPVPAHDEALQLVAAAAVSLGAKHEQSSSGRRLDAQVVEAFLGTTVHVVEEMEWELFMDLGCAMDGPTAYTFIDHFTRFFQREDEFLVRSLALRLVNLTLPFFGFVGRILPSAVAASALFLAKQIVGVPLSHDLEEVTGYKAMELMDCICALEKLLPRKNL, from the coding sequence ATGCTGCTCCAGCCGATGAACGACCCGCGACAAGCCGACGTCCCGGCCGTTCATCCTGTCTCTTGGGTCATGGGCGCCCGGCGAGAAAACCCGGGGCTCAAGTGCGCGGATCCCTACGAGCCCGACGTCGACGCGGACCTCCGGGCCAAGGAGAGGGAGCCCAGGGAGCACCCTGACGCCGACTACATGTCCAAGATGCAGCAGGGCCACCTGAGCCCGTCCATGCGCGCCGAGCTCGTGCTCTGGATGGACGCCTTCGCCCGCCACCTTGGCGGCCTCCCGGAGGGCACGCTCTGCCGCGCCGTCGCCTACCTCGACCGCGTCCTGTCCGTGCGCCCCGTGCCGGCCCACGACGAGGCGCTCCAACtcgtggccgccgccgccgtctccctcggcGCCAAGCACGAGCAGTCCTCCAGCGGGCGGAGGCTCGACGCCCAAGTCGTCGAGGCGTTCCTGGGGACCACCGTGCACGTGGTGGAGGAGATGGAGTGGGAGCTCTTCATGGATCTCGGCTGCGCCATGGACGGCCCGACCGCGTACACCTTCATCGACCACTTCACGAGGTTCTTCCAGCGGGAGGACGAGTTCTTGGTGAGGTCACTGGCGCTTCGGCTGGTCAACCTAACGTTGCCGTTTTTCGGGTTCGTTGGACGGATCCTGCCGTCTGCCGTGGCTGCGTCGGCGCTGTTCCTCGCCAAGCAGATCGTCGGCGTGCCGTTGAGCCACGATCTGGAGGAGGTGACGGGGTACAAGGCGATGGAGTTGATGGATTGCATATGCGCCTTAGAGAAGCTGCTTCCTAGGAAAAATCTCTAA